The genomic stretch GTTGAAAAGTAATTAGTATTTTTATGTGTCAAGCTTTATCATTTGATCAAATGGGATATTATTTGAAGATTGTCTGTGGGATTTGGAAGAAATAAAAGAACCTGAAGTAACCTAGTTTTGGACAACAAAAATCATTGAAGGGGGGGGTGCAGAATTGGGCTTATGACTTAGAAAGTTGTGCCATCACCTCACCACCTCTGGCTGTCTGAAACACACTAAGCCCCTCAGGAAGTCATTGTACGAGCCTTCAGCCATTTTACGCCCTGATACTCAGGATAAGGCATGGTGTTTGCAATTTCTAGCTAAGGACATGGTCCATGCGTCTGCTTATGAAGCCTGCTTCCCTAAACAAATCGGGAGGATGCTCATGGCATCCATTCTGTGACAAATGCATTTTTATTCTTAACCTCTACCCACTTACTCCCAAACAAttttaaataaaatattattGGTAGAAAATGAATGAGCGTGTTCCACCATGCAGCAAGTACAGTGTTTTTAttttgtacaaaacattaagaacaccttcctaatattgagttgcaccctgtTGCCCTCAGcgcagcctcaatttgtcggggcatggactctacaaggtgttgaaaatgtttcacagggatgctggccccaatGCTTACCACATTTAAAGGGTGGATGGGCGAGACAAAagtttagatgaaggggaggagactggttaaagaaggatttttaaaccccgagacaattgagacatggattgtgtatgtgtgccatttagagggtgaagGGGCAGGACAAAATATTTacagtaagtgcctttgaacggcgTATGGTAGTATGAGCCAGGgtcaccggtttgagtgtgtaaagaactgcagcgctgctgggtttttcacgttcaacagtttcccatgtgtatcaagaatggtccaccacccaaaggtcatccagccaacttgacacacaggaaactgttgcgtgtgaaaaacccagcagcgttgcacatcttgacacaaaccggtgcacctgtcacatactaccataccctgttcaaaggcactgcaatattttgtcttgcccattcaccctctgaatgtcacacatacacaatccatgtctcaaatgtcTCAAGGCTTCAGAATCCTTCTTttaccggtctcctccccttcatctacactgatggtggatttaacaggtgaaatcactaagggatcatagctttcacctggtcagtctcatggaaagaggtgttcataatgttttgtacactcagtgtatatttcaaTTGCCAATGCATTGATTATCAACTGACTTTTGTCACAGAATGACAATTGAGTTGGTTAGATTCTGTGGTTGTGGGAGGGAACCACATGACATATTGGAGCAGGGGTTGCATCACAATAGTCAAAAGTGGCTTCTTCTTTGTACACACCAATTCAAAATAAGGCATCGCCATATTGCTTTCACCTGTGCTATTTTTTCCAGTGCTGGCGAAGGAAAGGACACGAGAGGTAGCCCTAGGGACTGTTATCTGTTGGGTTGGGTATCAGACGGCTGGCACACAGGACCAGTGTGCCCTGTAATCCATGCCAGTGAGTTGGCAGAGTTGAAATCCTATTATGTCTTTACCTGATCTTTAAAGCCTCAGTCAGCTCCATGTCGGTCAGTTTATTTCACCCTCAATCAGATCAGTCTTTTTTTGGACATCGGATGCATATTAATAAGTCTGTTGTCAGGAAGCCATGTTGAAAACATCAATAAAGTGATGATTGACAAGAACAGCATGCCTTGAGCTATTGTAATGCATGACAAGTCTTGTTAGAGTCTGTGTATGTTCCGTTCATTTGTTTTAGCTTCAGTATCGGTTACACACACAACTAAAACTCTCCCTTCAGTTCTGTCTGGAGGGGGAATATTCGTTGTGAGTGAGCCCAATAGCTTATCTTTAGTGAGGATAGAAATGAACTTTTCGGAAGTGCATGTGAGTACAAGTGTGTTACCTAGATCTCCTCCTCAGGCACAGCTTTCATCTTTGAGGAGAgaaggatgatgatgaggaggaggaggagaaagggatgaGAAGAGGAGTGGGTGGGAGGATGGAAGAGTGTGAAATTAGGAGAGGGGAGGTAGAAACAACAGAATGGAACACACACGATGGAGCACTCATGTAAAATAAACTGCAAGAAACGGTGGAAAGTCTGTTACACGTGTTGGTGGAGTGCTGCGCATAAGAGTTCTGGTTCACACTAGGGGAAGTGTTTAATTCAAAGCTGTTGGACCGATCTTTTGGGTAACAAAAACTGTTGAAACGCAGGAAACCTGTGGGATTCGAGGCACTCTTGTTTGTGTGTATTGAAAATCATTTGAGATTTCTTCAGAAATAGTTCAATGCGTCACAGGGACTCCGATCAATACCAAGAAAATACAGGCTTGATAAACAAACTTTTTTTCTCACCTCCTTTAGATAAGAGTGACTTGAACAAGTTCTGACCATTCAAAGAGGACCTTGTAGGACCAACTCCAAAGCGACACTCACCTACTAGCACGATCACCCTTCTATATCAGTTGTCCACATTGCTGATCTCTTCTGATCACATCGTTTTCCCCTTGTGAAATATCAAATGAATTGGTAGATTTAGCTGAACACTGTCTTCCGCTTCCTCACTATAAAATAAGTTCCGTAGTTAAAAACGGCACATGAAGACTTTCTTGCGGTTACTTGATGCAAATGGAAAGTCAAGGTCCAGTGCCATTCACCTAATTTTCCTAACATGTCCTCCCTCGTTAAAACACGCTTCAAACGGTTAAACCTCCAATTGTCTCTCATTCCTGCTCCACGTACGTAACAGGCATAGCCCAGCGCCTGTTGGAGTGCTCTGAGTAATACAAGCCTTCATTGGCTGATAAACCGCAGTCCAGTGTTTACACTTGAAGAGGCTGCGTTGCGTTATAATTTCCTTAAACTGCCTATTTACCATCCTCCGCCTTGGAAAAAAACAGATGGGGATAGGAATCCGCTCGGCTCTGCTCAGCTCCACACAAGctgtgcattccaaatggcatcctataggccctggtcaaaagtagtacactatatcgGGAGAAGTGTGCCATTTTAGACCCAGAATGCAATCTGAGAGTATGATGAACATCAGAGAGAATGTGAAATATTCAACTAGGCTCCGGTGTTATCTGCTGGAGTCATTTATTATTATCTGGGACTCattaggagagagagcgaggtacaCCGTTTAAGCTTTTTCACCTGCAAATGTCAATGTTACGGATATGCGCAGGCCACCTGGGACTTGGTGTGTGCCCGGGTGCGTGTGAGTGAAAGGAAGTGTATAAAACCAATTTCCTGCCATTTGGCTGTGTTTTATCTGCGTGGGTGAGAGGTGAGTTTGAGGAGGTGGAGATGTGAAGGCAGATGGTGGTCTGACGTGACACTGATACGGTTCCCGTTGGAGCAGATTAGACTAAACAAGCTTCTGCCCAGCACAGGAGGCCATCTTAATCACCGTTATAGACTCTACATAAAACATGAGGGCTGATTTAGCGATTGTTCATTAGCCGCCAAGAGGACAGCACAACCGGAACAGACATTCCTGTCCAAAATAACAAATAGATAATTGTATCTGTATCAAACTATGATATTGATCCAGTCTGATCAATTATGGATCACACACCGATAGGTTTCCATTAATGATCAATGAAACACTGATATATGATCAGGATTAATGAGAATTGTGGTGACTGTCACTTGTAGAAGGCCTGATGTAAACAAGCCAAGCTAATAGCAGAGATTTCAGCACCATGGCCAGCGGTCATACTAGTGTTCCAAAGTTCCGACCGTCAGCACCACATGACAGTAGATAGCGACCATCACTCAGGTGCTTACCATGAATGAAGTAACTCTGCACTCGGAGGGTAAAGACACTCAGGTGCTTACCATGAATGAAGTAACTCTGCACTCGGAGGGTAAAGACAGGAAGGCCTACACAGTTTCCTCACCGCAGTGCAAatgaaggagaggaaagagaggaaagtaTATTTTTGACTATTGAGATAACCCATTCTTCTCATCCAGACGGTGACAAACCagggcagagggaagagatgcTTTTACTGTGTAACTTTCACATCTGTCTGCTATATTTTCCACCTCCATGGCGAATCTTCCTCCCACCTGCTGTGGTATTCAGTGGACGTCGTTATTAGAGTCTACCTGCCATTCACTCTAGCCACGGATGCTAAACACTGAAAGACAGCAGGTGGGAGTCAGATAGATTATACAAGTGTAGTAGAATATAGCACAGGAGACTCGGAGTCAAACAGAAGTAAAACCAGTTTCTCCTCCACACACTTCATTGCTCTGCCATGAATTGAAACTAGCCCTGATTGACCTGTACACTGTCAAGTCATATCTAATTTGAGggataggaaggaaggaaggaaggaaggaaggaaggaaggaaggaaggaaggataatACAAGTATAATATACCCAGCCATATGACAAATGCATATCTTAGCAAACTACTTTTGTGCATTTGACAGATGCGTAAAAGGGATAATGATTACCTGTTACCTGTTGCAGTTCCAAAATCACTCTCTCTTTGCACGGGCTCACTGTCCCTGCAGAGTCCCCATCACCAGCGTCTCCGAGTTAAACTCAAACTGATTCGAGGAGGAGGCCGACTTCCCGCAGGAATGCAAGCTGGGAGCGCGCTGCTTAAAAGACGAGGTGTAGCGGTAGAAACTCTTGTGTCTGTTCTTCAGGTATTCCCTGTAGTTCTTGGTGAGGAGGGTGTAGAGGAAGGGGTTAATGCAGCTGTTGCTGTAGGTGAGACAGGCCACCAGGTAgttaatacaggtgtgtgtgtgagatgccAGGCTTAACGGTTTGTTGTGGTACAACGGGAACAGTTGCCATATCCAGAACGGAAGGAAACACGCCCAGAACACCAGAACTATAGTGAAAATCATTACCAAGACTTTCTGCTTCGGGGAGCGCTTGTTCCTTTTGTTGATGACCGAGTTCTTCTGGGACTCTAAATAAGTCCGGGCTAACTTCGTATACAAATAGCCGATAATCAACCCAGGTGCCATGATGCTCGTGCCAAACAAAACGGTCAGGTAGATCTTATACGCCCGGGGCGCCCAGGTGGGCGCGCACATCCTCTTCACCCCCCCGTTGGACGCGCTCTTAGTGGTCTCTGTGACCATGACCATCATGGGTAAGGTGAGGACCAGAGAGAGCAGCCATACCCCCCAGGCCAGGGCTTTTCGGTAGCTCTTGGAGCGCCGTACCGTGTCAAGGGGCTTGGTGACGGCCAGGTAGCGCTCCGTGCACATCACAGTGAGGGTAAATATGCTGGCGTGCATGGTGAGCAGGTCCAGGCTGAGGAGGATGCGGCAGCCCACATCTCCGAAGTACCAGTCCTTGAGGAAGTAGGTGCACACCACGAACGGGATTGTGGAGAGGTACAAGAGGTCCGCTAGCGCTAGGTTAATGATGGAGATGTACATGGAGGTGGCGAAGCGGATAGAATGACACATCACTACTAGAGTGTACACATTCCCCGACACGCCGACTATGTAGACGACCGACAACAAGGTCCCGAAAGTGGAGGTGATAACCAGCTCGTCCACGCTGCTCCCGGAGCCGCTGTTTGGAGCTGGCGGACTGACATTATGGTTAACAGTCTTGTTGTGGTTCATCgcactgtctgtgtgtggagcCTCTCTGGTGTCGTTCCGTTTTTGTTCCGATGTATTGTTTATGGTGAAGAAGTTCTAAAAGATGCAGCTAGGTGTAGTTGGTCACTGGTCAGTGAAGCGCACCAGTGCAGGTTGTGTGTTGACTTTAGTGATATCTGTCTGCGCGCGCTGCCGCTGCTCCTCTCCGCTTCTCCTGACGTCAGTCACTGAACTCTTCCCCAGTCACACTCTCATGGATATTGCATAACATATACAAACATAAcactatatatagtacactatatttAATTAATTCTGAATTTATTCATGAACTCATTAATTTTGAGCTGTGACAAAATAAGTCACATGCCAAACAAGAGGGACTGAGAGAAATAAGGAGGTGCGTTTCTTACATAAACTTTGCCTGCAAAAAAATGAACAAAGATTGAGTATGGATTTCCTACAAATTAATATGTTAATTTAAAAATGGTAGAATTCCCATTATTTCAAGGAAAGAGAGCGGGACACTTTTACGCATAAAAAGGGTATTGTGATATTCATCTTTCTCACCTGGACCTACACAAGTGTAGGTATTAGGAAAAATCAAACGTCCCTGCTTCTGGCACAAAAAAAACGTTCGATTTAATTCCCTTGTATAATCTAAGAGgtgaaaatatattttccatttcCTCAAAAACGTTTGGACTAATGACGCTACACAGGCCATATAATAATATACCACTCACTCGATTTTGTGCATAAAGAAGTTGTTGAGGTTTGAGAAATAGATTAAGTGAGCAATTTACGGAAAAGGTGTGTGCAGATACAGCCCCATTGAAGAAGCACAGGTGTGACGTCTTTATTCCAGTCCCAAGAGAGACTGTGTTATGTGAGATAAAAGATGTCTGCAAGATGGGAGGGGAACAGAATAGAGgaagcatacagtgccttgcaaaagtattcatccccttggcgtttttccttttttgttgcattacaacctgtaatttaaatcgatttttatttggatttcatgtaatgcacatacacaaaatagtccaaattggtgaagtgaaatgaaagaaAATGACTGAAATTTTTTAAAGTAGtgagtgcatatgtattcaccccctttgacGGAGGTTCACCTGGTttaaagggaaacatttaaatgtcttggaatggcctagtcaaagcccagggaagtgaatagttatgcacactcaagttttctgtttttttgttgtcttatttcttgtttgtttcacaataacaaaatatttagcatcttcaaagtggcagACATGTTGTGCAagtcaaatgatacaacccccccccccaaaaaaaaatcagTATTAATTCCAGCtggtaaggcaacaaaataggaaaaatgccaagggggtgaaaaCTTTCATAAGTCACTGTATCATTAACAGAAGTTACTGTGTCACTGTTAATGTGTCATGAGGTCTGTCCCTCCCAgtaacagagagtagagagacagtgaGGAGGACATCACCCTTTGAGAGGAACTCACTTCAAGGCAGGGACTggggaactctctctctctctctctctctctctctctctctctctctctctc from Oncorhynchus keta strain PuntledgeMale-10-30-2019 chromosome 24, Oket_V2, whole genome shotgun sequence encodes the following:
- the LOC118357420 gene encoding urotensin-2 receptor, yielding MNHNKTVNHNVSPPAPNSGSGSSVDELVITSTFGTLLSVVYIVGVSGNVYTLVVMCHSIRFATSMYISIINLALADLLYLSTIPFVVCTYFLKDWYFGDVGCRILLSLDLLTMHASIFTLTVMCTERYLAVTKPLDTVRRSKSYRKALAWGVWLLSLVLTLPMMVMVTETTKSASNGGVKRMCAPTWAPRAYKIYLTVLFGTSIMAPGLIIGYLYTKLARTYLESQKNSVINKRNKRSPKQKVLVMIFTIVLVFWACFLPFWIWQLFPLYHNKPLSLASHTHTCINYLVACLTYSNSCINPFLYTLLTKNYREYLKNRHKSFYRYTSSFKQRAPSLHSCGKSASSSNQFEFNSETLVMGTLQGQ